A single region of the Drosophila takahashii strain IR98-3 E-12201 chromosome 2R, DtakHiC1v2, whole genome shotgun sequence genome encodes:
- the Vrp1 gene encoding WAS/WASL-interacting protein family member 2 isoform X3, with protein MAIPPPPGPPPPPGPPPPPAMGGLKLGGKGGGGPDMRSALLSSIQKGTKLKKTTTVDKSGPALSGKVCGADGGGSVGAGAKRTLNNNTSTSNHNNSSSGGSSNGLGNGTPKLGGLFEGLSQMPKLKPVNGIRATPSAAAGSTTATSKSTTNSAVQQRSNSPPAAATSNGPMDFNSELTKHLTLKRQKQQQQQQPQPPTNNTHINATEANLRTNRGPPPQPPKATNSSDSILERMNIPRTAPTPSFVANSSVKAASPTLSDSGSNSSGSGNGSVKSKAANLNISLGNSFVNSSKTTTSASTTSLNSSQTSSTGSMRSLAPNKSTLFGGSGGSSSGSGSGGGYATVQKSSPPSTADSTPSVTPTPPALQQQMKPTIGFGKPNFAPKPPGLNQLALANGQQRPAVTRHHSMKSPRSPPAVGSVNGPVFPTQQHLGTMRGPLQFHGSESNSHNTSAGSMRCAPNPPKSRPSVKPPPPPTPARSFSNSNLNNIGGSTPFSAVNTALIQSSSTTSQAPSPPITQPPSSSSSSSSVAALRDQFRGGAGMSNGAPSPPLPPTPAPTHSNSSSATASPKSLLRDNVKPIILNGGPLNPPAPPPHRTCPPPPPPQRQSSNGGSASGAAPVPPQRHSSIRPSAPSTPPTHMANASHQFGSSSGLSSGSGGAAASVGRLVNDLETKFGKRFHNVTEFPKPPPFLNIQKVYPSRTFKASNAPGNSSVNNNNSTVASNNNTTTNPNPGGSAAGGGGVAPPVPPVLKPAYAPLKKHRAPAPPPQAGVAAATVSVIRQSSFLYGGAAGGSGGSTSIRPQSQPAGIGPRNSTVY; from the exons ATGGCTATACCGCCACCACCGGGACCTCCGCCGCCTCCAGGACCTCCGCCGCCTCCGGCGATGGGCGGTCTCAAATTGGGCGGcaagggaggaggaggaccggACATGCGATCTGCCCTGCTCAGTTCGATCCAGAAGGGAACCAAGCTGAAGAAGACCACCACTGTGGACAAGAGTGGGCCGGCGCTTTCGGGCAAAGTGTGTGGAGCAGACGGAGGAGGAAGTGTGGGTGCTGGAGCCAAGCGAACCCTCAACAATAACACCAGCACGAGCAAtcacaacaacagcagtagCGGCGGTAGCAGCAATGGCCTTGGCAATGGAACCCCCAAATTGGGAGGCCTGTTCGAAGGCCTCTCACAAATGCCAAAGCTGAAGCCCGTGAACGGCATTCGCG CAACACCATCCGCCGCCGCCGGttcaacaacagcaacatcgaaGTCCACAACGAACTCAGCGGTTCAGCAGCGGAGCAATAGCCCCCCAGCCGCGGCGACCAGCAACGGACCCATGGACTTCAACTCGGAGCTCACCAAGCACTTAACGTTGAAGCGccaaaaacagcagcagcaacaacaaccccAGCCGCCGACCAACAACACACATATCAATGCAACAGAAGCCAATCTGAGAACAAATCGGGGACCACCACCGCAACCGCCAAAG GCAACCAACTCGAGTGATTCAATCTTGGAGCGCATGAACATCCCCCGCACAGCGCCTACCCCCTCCTTCGTCGCCAATTCGAGCGTCAAAGCGGCATCGCCCACGCTTTCggacagcggcagcaacagcagcgggAGTGGAAATGGAAGCGTTAAGAGCAAGGCAGCCAACCTGAA TATCTCGTTAGGCAATAGTTTTGTAAATAGTTCAAAAACAACCACGAGTGCCTCAACAACGTCCCTGAACTCCAGTCAAACGTCCTCGACGGGATCGATGCGCAGTCTGGCGCCCAATAAATCGACACTGTTCGGTGGTAGCGGTGGTTCTAGTTCCGGGTCAGGTTCTGGTGGTGGTTATGCAACAGTGCAGAAGTCTTCACCTCCCTCGACGGCCGACAGTACGCCCTCGGTAACGCCAACGCCGCCAGcactgcagcagcagatgAAGCCGACCATCGGCTTTGGCAAGCCCAATTTTGCTCCCAAGCCACCGGGCCTGAATCAACTGGCCCTGGCCAACGGACAGCAGCGTCCGGCGGTGACCAGGCACCACAGCATGAAGTCGCCCAG ATCTCCGCCTGCTGTAGGTAGTGTCAATGGTCCTGTGTTCCCCACCCAGCAGCATTTGGGCACCATGCGTGGTCCACTGCAGTTCCACGGCAGCGAGTCCAACAGCCACAACACCAGCGCCGGCAGCATGCGATGCGCCCCCAACCCGCCAAAGT ccCGCCCATCGGTAAAACCGCcaccaccgcccacgccggcTCGCAGCTTCTCCAACAGCAATCTGAACAACATTGGCGGATCGACGCCATTCAGTGCCGTGAACACGGCTCTCATCCAGAGCTCGTCCACCACCTCACAGGCTCCTTCGCCGCCAATTACACAGCCTCCATcctcctccagcagcagcagcagcgtggCTGCTTTGCGCGACCAATTCCGCGGAGGCGCCGGAATGTCCAATGGGGCACCATCGCCACCGCTGCCGCCGACGCCTGCACCCACCCACTCCAATTCATCCTCGGCCACCGCCAGTCCCAAATCGCTGCTGCGCGACAATGTCAAGCCGATTATCCTCAATGGAGGACCTCTCAATCCGCCAGCGCCGCCACCGCACCGCACCtgcccaccgccgccgcctccacaGCGACAGTCGAGCAAT GGTGGCTCCGCATCGGGAGCAGCGCCTGTTCCGCCGCAGCGTCACTCCTCCATCAGGCCCAGCGCCCCATCTACGCCACCCACGCACATGGCCAATGCCTCGCATCAGTTTGGCAGCAGCTCGGGATTGTCTTCGGGATCGGGAGGAGCTGCGGCCAGCGTGGGTCGCCTGGTCAACGATTTGGAGACCAAGTTCGGCAAGCGATTCCACAACGTCACCGAGTTCCCCAAGCCGCCGCCGTTtctaaatatacaaaaagtcTATCCTAGTCGCACGTTTAAGGCCTCCAACG CGCCTGGAAACAGCAGtgtgaacaacaacaacagcacggTGGCCAGTAACAATAATACGACCACGAATCCCAATCCTGGAGgatcagcagcaggaggaggaggagtggcACCACCAGTACCTCCCGTCTTAAAGCCAGCTTATGCTCCTTTGAAGAAGCACCGGGCACCGGCTCCACCGCCTCAAGCGGGCGTGGCAGCCGCCACGGTGTCAGTCATCCGGCAGTCGAGTTTCCTCTACGGCGGAGCAGCAGGTGGTTCCGGTGGCTCCACCAGTATACGACCACAATCCCAGCCGGCGGGTATTGGGCCCAGGAACTCCACCGTCTACTGA
- the Plekhm1 gene encoding uncharacterized protein Plekhm1: MSSLFRSLNHFSSKRENVVKEALINTLNENAREIEFEVKQKSLEVVGLCEQTSALCTTLEALFLHGLKDSFLSATFNVIAGDVERRPDPSFWSPCMVFMHKQVIEQVQGLSQITSEIGQCRAWVRQSLNESVFSSYLNNMRKNGSALSQYYKRNALIRDSDGMETAAKIMESLEAYVQFDLPVNSSLLNQWPDYSLQLSDLWTPALKSCPISSGVDVASSLGSDIIAIPTPQPLQTNELFSESISNSPFSRNSNFGVPDLSQRENLDLLIQKFDEMDVIDEEQTAGAAAEASEAAEPDVPSGSKPRIRKKSNRQVDHSFAELDLEAPCLLPQGSNSLSNLMQTSWSGDLKATPTSPTEDLTGSRFFQRSVSVSSAASLRSPNTDRCSYNALLRKHESNRESGAGWSEIWEKFRASASNLNVAQPQRDSDPPVSEDLSDLQSLDTHSEFELLTSEFDMVELQQMVAQLCQLAREPGLNAQGFLCKSCQHPLGIGYSNFQVCAFSGSYYCSNCMDVELQLIPARIIYNWDFRKYSVSKRAATFLAEFRSHPFLDMQLLNPRIYFASDAMAELQSLRIRLNFIRAYLYTCAPSSIELLQNQFAGREYLYEHIHLYSIADLGLIQRGVLCQQLQKAYKVGEGHVLKCKLCQLKGFICEICQSPRVLYPFHISTTFRCLTCGAVFHAECLNDKQPCPKCERIRKREDQGLQEAVQCLKQKNEVA; encoded by the exons ATGAGCTCCCTGTTCCGCAGCCTGAATCACTTTTCATCGAAACGCGAAAATGTCGTGAAGGAGGCGCTCATCAATACACTGAACGAAAATGCCCGCGAGATAGAGTTCGAGGTGAAACAGAAGAGTTTGG aggtcgtggggttgtgcgAGCAGACCAGTGCCCTGTGCACCACTTTGGAGGCCCTGTTCCTGCACGGACTCAAGGACTCCTTCCTGTCCGCCACCTTCAATGTCATCGCTGGCGATGTGGAACGCAGGCCGGACCCCAGTTTCTGGTCGCCCTGCATGGTCTTCATGCACAAGCAGGTCATCGAGCAGGTCCAGGGCCTCAGCCAGATCACCTCGGAGATTGGCCAGTGCCGCGCCTGGGTGCGCCAGTCCCTTAATGAATCCGTATTCTCCTCCTATCTGAACAACATGAGGAAAAACGGATCGGCTCTGTCGCAGTACTACAAGCGCAACGCCCTGATTAGAGACTCCGATGGAATGGAGACAGCCGCCAAGATCATGGAGAGCTTAGAAGCCTATGTGCAGTTCGATCTGCCGGTCAACTCCAGTCTGCTTAACCAGTGGCCGGACTACTCACTGCAGCTCTCTGATCTCTGGACGCCCGCACTCAAATCCTGTCCG ATAAGCAGCGGCGTGGATGTGGCCAGTTCACTGGGCTCCGATATCATAGCCATACCCACGCCCCAGCCCCTGCAGACCAACGAGCTGTTCTCGGAGTCCATCTCGAATAGCCCCTTCAGCAGGAACAGCAACTTCGGAGTGCCCGATCTCAGCCAGCGCGAGAACCTTGATTTGCTGATACAAAAGTTCGATGAGATGGATGTGATAGACGAGGAGCAGACAGCTGGGGCTGCAGCGGAAGCTAGTGAAGCTGCCGAGCCGGATGTTCCTTCTGGCAGCAAGCCGAGGATACGCAAAAAATCCAATCGTCAAGTGGACCACTCCTTCGCCGAACTGGATCTTGAGGCACCCTGCCTTCTGCCGCAGGGCAGTAACTCTTTGTCCAATTTGATGCAGACCTCCTGGTCTGGTGACCTGAAAGCCACACCCACCTCACCCACAGAGGATTTGACGGGATCGAGATTTTTCCAGCGTTCTGTAAGCGTCAGTAGTGCCGCCAGTCTGCGTTCACCCAACACGGACCGGTGCAGCTACAATGCCCTGCTGCGAAAGCACGAGAGCAACCGGGAGAGTGGAGCTGGATGGTCAGAGATCTGGGAGAAGTTCAGGGCCAGTGCGTCCAACTTGAATGTGGCGCAGCCGCAGCGTGATAGCGATCCGCCGGTTTCAGAGGACCTGAGTGATCTGCAGTCACTAGAT ACCCACTCTGAGTTTGAGCTGCTCACCTCCGAGTTTGACATGGTGGAGCTGCAGCAAATGGTGGCCCAATTGTGTCAGCTAGCTCGCGAACCGGGTCTAAATGCCCAGGGATTCCTCTGCAAAAGCTGCCAGCATCCGCTGGGCATTGGATACTCAAACTTTCA AGTGTGCGCCTTTAGTGGTAGCTACTACTGCAGCAACTGCATGGATGTAGAGTTGCAACTGATACCCGCTCGTATAATCTACAATTGGGATTTCCGGAAGTACAGCGTGAGCAAGCGGGCAGCCACTTTTCTGGCTGAATTCCGATCGCATCCGTTCCTGGACATGCAGTTACTGAACCCGCGGATTTACTTTGCCTCCGATGCCATGGCTGAGCTGCAATCCCTGCGCATCAGACTCAACTTTATAAGAGCCTATTTGTACACCTGTGCTCCGAGCAGCATAGAATTGCTGCAGAATCAGTTTGCGGGCAGGGAGTACCTCTACGAGCACATTCACCTGTACTCCATAGCGGATTTGGGGCTGATTCAACGCGGTGTGTTGTGCCAGCAGCTGCAGAAAGCCTATAAAGTGGGCGAGGGGCATGTGCTAAAGTGCAAACTGTGTCAGCTGAAGGGATTCATCTGCGAGATCTGCCAGAGTCCAAGGGTGCTGTATCCGTTTCACATCAGCACAACATTCAGG TGCCTGACCTGTGGAGCAGTTTTCCATGCAGAATGCCTGAACGACAAGCAACCATGTCCCAAATGCGAACGCATAAGGAAACGCGAGGATCAGGGCCTCCAGGAGGCAGTGCAATGTCTCAAGCAGAAGAACGAGGTCGCCTAG
- the LOC108057121 gene encoding fibrinogen C domain-containing protein 1 yields MKFSDLPVSSVFFTIYLMFFCDVQTLNVVDKMEAIYEQSENVLSIIKEALLQIETKGGLIKSPDEVYPTSCLISGANENGLKTIKVPGLSPFRVYCENQIAGPGWIVIQRRFSGNLSFFRNWEEYKNGFGDLNGEYFLGLEKIRALTALEPHELYVHLEDFDDTVKHAKFDEFAIGNEEDDFALNALGKYSGTAGDSLRSHRKMKFSTYDRDNDKEFNRNCAFYYLGGWWYNACLDSNLNGQYMPGGKYEEKLFARGMCWRSWRGHNYGYRITQMLIRPKCRNIPVIHR; encoded by the exons ATGAAGTTCTCTGACTTGCCAGTTTCGTCGGTTttctttacaatttatttgatgTTTTTTTGTGATGTACAG ACTCTAAATGTGGTTGACAAAATGGAAGCTATTTATGAGCAGTCAGAAAATGTACTTTCCAT TATAAAGGAAGCACTTTTGCAAATTGAAACTAAGGGCGGATTAATTAAATCCCCCGATGAGGTCTACCCGACATCCTGTCTGATTTCTGGAGCTAatgaaaatggtttaaaaacaaTCAAAGTACCAGGCTTGAGTCCATTTCGAGTGTACTGTGAAAATCAAATAGCTGGTCCCGGATGGATTGTTATTCAGAGAAGATTCAGTGGAAATCTCAGCTTCTTTCGCAATTGGGAAGAGTACAAGAATGGATTTGGAGATCTGAATGGCGAGTATTTTCTTGGCCTCGAAAAGATTCGTGCCCTGACTGCTCTGGAACCCCATGAACTATATGTCCACTTGGAGGACTTTGATGACACAGTGAAACATGCTAAATTTGATGAATTTGCTATTGGTAACGAGGAGGATGACTTCGCGTTGAATGCATTGGGAAAATATTCCGGTACTGCGGGGGATTCCCTAAGATCACACCGCAAAATGAAGTTCTCCACGTACGATCGGGATAACGATAAGGAGTTTAACAGGAATTGTGCATTTTACTATTTGGGAGGATGGTGGTACAATGCCTGTCTGGATAG caaCCTAAATGGTCAATATATGCCGGGTGGTAAATACGAGGAGAAACTGTTCGCCAGAGGAATGTGCTGGCGATCTTGGCGTGGCCACAACTACGGATACAGGATAACTCAAATGCTAATACGACCCAAGTGCCGAAATATACCCGTGATTCATCGCTGA
- the Vrp1 gene encoding WAS/WASL-interacting protein family member 1 isoform X1 — MAIPPPPGPPPPPGPPPPPAMGGLKLGGKGGGGPDMRSALLSSIQKGTKLKKTTTVDKSGPALSGKVCGADGGGSVGAGAKRTLNNNTSTSNHNNSSSGGSSNGLGNGTPKLGGLFEGLSQMPKLKPVNGIRATPSAAAGSTTATSKSTTNSAVQQRSNSPPAAATSNGPMDFNSELTKHLTLKRQKQQQQQQPQPPTNNTHINATEANLRTNRGPPPQPPKATNSSDSILERMNIPRTAPTPSFVANSSVKAASPTLSDSGSNSSGSGNGSVKSKAANLNISLGNSFVNSSKTTTSASTTSLNSSQTSSTGSMRSLAPNKSTLFGGSGGSSSGSGSGGGYATVQKSSPPSTADSTPSVTPTPPALQQQMKPTIGFGKPNFAPKPPGLNQLALANGQQRPAVTRHHSMKSPRSPPAVGSVNGPVFPTQQHLGTMRGPLQFHGSESNSHNTSAGSMRCAPNPPKSRPSVKPPPPPTPARSFSNSNLNNIGGSTPFSAVNTALIQSSSTTSQAPSPPITQPPSSSSSSSSVAALRDQFRGGAGMSNGAPSPPLPPTPAPTHSNSSSATASPKSLLRDNVKPIILNGGPLNPPAPPPHRTCPPPPPPQRQSSNQDRVKRWMCRTLYSIKKIVLIERREKHGGQPVKVIKMLMLNSKRNGGSASGAAPVPPQRHSSIRPSAPSTPPTHMANASHQFGSSSGLSSGSGGAAASVGRLVNDLETKFGKRFHNVTEFPKPPPFLNIQKVYPSRTFKASNAPGNSSVNNNNSTVASNNNTTTNPNPGGSAAGGGGVAPPVPPVLKPAYAPLKKHRAPAPPPQAGVAAATVSVIRQSSFLYGGAAGGSGGSTSIRPQSQPAGIGPRNSTVY; from the exons ATGGCTATACCGCCACCACCGGGACCTCCGCCGCCTCCAGGACCTCCGCCGCCTCCGGCGATGGGCGGTCTCAAATTGGGCGGcaagggaggaggaggaccggACATGCGATCTGCCCTGCTCAGTTCGATCCAGAAGGGAACCAAGCTGAAGAAGACCACCACTGTGGACAAGAGTGGGCCGGCGCTTTCGGGCAAAGTGTGTGGAGCAGACGGAGGAGGAAGTGTGGGTGCTGGAGCCAAGCGAACCCTCAACAATAACACCAGCACGAGCAAtcacaacaacagcagtagCGGCGGTAGCAGCAATGGCCTTGGCAATGGAACCCCCAAATTGGGAGGCCTGTTCGAAGGCCTCTCACAAATGCCAAAGCTGAAGCCCGTGAACGGCATTCGCG CAACACCATCCGCCGCCGCCGGttcaacaacagcaacatcgaaGTCCACAACGAACTCAGCGGTTCAGCAGCGGAGCAATAGCCCCCCAGCCGCGGCGACCAGCAACGGACCCATGGACTTCAACTCGGAGCTCACCAAGCACTTAACGTTGAAGCGccaaaaacagcagcagcaacaacaaccccAGCCGCCGACCAACAACACACATATCAATGCAACAGAAGCCAATCTGAGAACAAATCGGGGACCACCACCGCAACCGCCAAAG GCAACCAACTCGAGTGATTCAATCTTGGAGCGCATGAACATCCCCCGCACAGCGCCTACCCCCTCCTTCGTCGCCAATTCGAGCGTCAAAGCGGCATCGCCCACGCTTTCggacagcggcagcaacagcagcgggAGTGGAAATGGAAGCGTTAAGAGCAAGGCAGCCAACCTGAA TATCTCGTTAGGCAATAGTTTTGTAAATAGTTCAAAAACAACCACGAGTGCCTCAACAACGTCCCTGAACTCCAGTCAAACGTCCTCGACGGGATCGATGCGCAGTCTGGCGCCCAATAAATCGACACTGTTCGGTGGTAGCGGTGGTTCTAGTTCCGGGTCAGGTTCTGGTGGTGGTTATGCAACAGTGCAGAAGTCTTCACCTCCCTCGACGGCCGACAGTACGCCCTCGGTAACGCCAACGCCGCCAGcactgcagcagcagatgAAGCCGACCATCGGCTTTGGCAAGCCCAATTTTGCTCCCAAGCCACCGGGCCTGAATCAACTGGCCCTGGCCAACGGACAGCAGCGTCCGGCGGTGACCAGGCACCACAGCATGAAGTCGCCCAG ATCTCCGCCTGCTGTAGGTAGTGTCAATGGTCCTGTGTTCCCCACCCAGCAGCATTTGGGCACCATGCGTGGTCCACTGCAGTTCCACGGCAGCGAGTCCAACAGCCACAACACCAGCGCCGGCAGCATGCGATGCGCCCCCAACCCGCCAAAGT ccCGCCCATCGGTAAAACCGCcaccaccgcccacgccggcTCGCAGCTTCTCCAACAGCAATCTGAACAACATTGGCGGATCGACGCCATTCAGTGCCGTGAACACGGCTCTCATCCAGAGCTCGTCCACCACCTCACAGGCTCCTTCGCCGCCAATTACACAGCCTCCATcctcctccagcagcagcagcagcgtggCTGCTTTGCGCGACCAATTCCGCGGAGGCGCCGGAATGTCCAATGGGGCACCATCGCCACCGCTGCCGCCGACGCCTGCACCCACCCACTCCAATTCATCCTCGGCCACCGCCAGTCCCAAATCGCTGCTGCGCGACAATGTCAAGCCGATTATCCTCAATGGAGGACCTCTCAATCCGCCAGCGCCGCCACCGCACCGCACCtgcccaccgccgccgcctccacaGCGACAGTCGAGCAAT CAGGACCGAGTGAAGCGCTGGATGTGCAGGACGCTGTACTCGATTAAGAAGATAGTCCTCATAGAACGCAGAGAGAAGCACGGTGGCCAGCCAGTCAAGGTTATCAAAATGCTGATGCTTAACAGCAAGCGCAAC GGTGGCTCCGCATCGGGAGCAGCGCCTGTTCCGCCGCAGCGTCACTCCTCCATCAGGCCCAGCGCCCCATCTACGCCACCCACGCACATGGCCAATGCCTCGCATCAGTTTGGCAGCAGCTCGGGATTGTCTTCGGGATCGGGAGGAGCTGCGGCCAGCGTGGGTCGCCTGGTCAACGATTTGGAGACCAAGTTCGGCAAGCGATTCCACAACGTCACCGAGTTCCCCAAGCCGCCGCCGTTtctaaatatacaaaaagtcTATCCTAGTCGCACGTTTAAGGCCTCCAACG CGCCTGGAAACAGCAGtgtgaacaacaacaacagcacggTGGCCAGTAACAATAATACGACCACGAATCCCAATCCTGGAGgatcagcagcaggaggaggaggagtggcACCACCAGTACCTCCCGTCTTAAAGCCAGCTTATGCTCCTTTGAAGAAGCACCGGGCACCGGCTCCACCGCCTCAAGCGGGCGTGGCAGCCGCCACGGTGTCAGTCATCCGGCAGTCGAGTTTCCTCTACGGCGGAGCAGCAGGTGGTTCCGGTGGCTCCACCAGTATACGACCACAATCCCAGCCGGCGGGTATTGGGCCCAGGAACTCCACCGTCTACTGA
- the Vrp1 gene encoding WAS/WASL-interacting protein family member 1 isoform X2, whose translation MAIPPPPGPPPPPGPPPPPAMGGLKLGGKGGGGPDMRSALLSSIQKGTKLKKTTTVDKSGPALSGKVCGADGGGSVGAGAKRTLNNNTSTSNHNNSSSGGSSNGLGNGTPKLGGLFEGLSQMPKLKPVNGIRATPSAAAGSTTATSKSTTNSAVQQRSNSPPAAATSNGPMDFNSELTKHLTLKRQKQQQQQQPQPPTNNTHINATEANLRTNRGPPPQPPKATNSSDSILERMNIPRTAPTPSFVANSSVKAASPTLSDSGSNSSGSGNGSVKSKAANLNISLGNSFVNSSKTTTSASTTSLNSSQTSSTGSMRSLAPNKSTLFGGSGGSSSGSGSGGGYATVQKSSPPSTADSTPSVTPTPPALQQQMKPTIGFGKPNFAPKPPGLNQLALANGQQRPAVTRHHSMKSPRSPPAVGSVNGPVFPTQQHLGTMRGPLQFHGSESNSHNTSAGSMRCAPNPPKSRPSVKPPPPPTPARSFSNSNLNNIGGSTPFSAVNTALIQSSSTTSQAPSPPITQPPSSSSSSSSVAALRDQFRGGAGMSNGAPSPPLPPTPAPTHSNSSSATASPKSLLRDNVKPIILNGGPLNPPAPPPHRTCPPPPPPQRQSSNDRVKRWMCRTLYSIKKIVLIERREKHGGQPVKVIKMLMLNSKRNGGSASGAAPVPPQRHSSIRPSAPSTPPTHMANASHQFGSSSGLSSGSGGAAASVGRLVNDLETKFGKRFHNVTEFPKPPPFLNIQKVYPSRTFKASNAPGNSSVNNNNSTVASNNNTTTNPNPGGSAAGGGGVAPPVPPVLKPAYAPLKKHRAPAPPPQAGVAAATVSVIRQSSFLYGGAAGGSGGSTSIRPQSQPAGIGPRNSTVY comes from the exons ATGGCTATACCGCCACCACCGGGACCTCCGCCGCCTCCAGGACCTCCGCCGCCTCCGGCGATGGGCGGTCTCAAATTGGGCGGcaagggaggaggaggaccggACATGCGATCTGCCCTGCTCAGTTCGATCCAGAAGGGAACCAAGCTGAAGAAGACCACCACTGTGGACAAGAGTGGGCCGGCGCTTTCGGGCAAAGTGTGTGGAGCAGACGGAGGAGGAAGTGTGGGTGCTGGAGCCAAGCGAACCCTCAACAATAACACCAGCACGAGCAAtcacaacaacagcagtagCGGCGGTAGCAGCAATGGCCTTGGCAATGGAACCCCCAAATTGGGAGGCCTGTTCGAAGGCCTCTCACAAATGCCAAAGCTGAAGCCCGTGAACGGCATTCGCG CAACACCATCCGCCGCCGCCGGttcaacaacagcaacatcgaaGTCCACAACGAACTCAGCGGTTCAGCAGCGGAGCAATAGCCCCCCAGCCGCGGCGACCAGCAACGGACCCATGGACTTCAACTCGGAGCTCACCAAGCACTTAACGTTGAAGCGccaaaaacagcagcagcaacaacaaccccAGCCGCCGACCAACAACACACATATCAATGCAACAGAAGCCAATCTGAGAACAAATCGGGGACCACCACCGCAACCGCCAAAG GCAACCAACTCGAGTGATTCAATCTTGGAGCGCATGAACATCCCCCGCACAGCGCCTACCCCCTCCTTCGTCGCCAATTCGAGCGTCAAAGCGGCATCGCCCACGCTTTCggacagcggcagcaacagcagcgggAGTGGAAATGGAAGCGTTAAGAGCAAGGCAGCCAACCTGAA TATCTCGTTAGGCAATAGTTTTGTAAATAGTTCAAAAACAACCACGAGTGCCTCAACAACGTCCCTGAACTCCAGTCAAACGTCCTCGACGGGATCGATGCGCAGTCTGGCGCCCAATAAATCGACACTGTTCGGTGGTAGCGGTGGTTCTAGTTCCGGGTCAGGTTCTGGTGGTGGTTATGCAACAGTGCAGAAGTCTTCACCTCCCTCGACGGCCGACAGTACGCCCTCGGTAACGCCAACGCCGCCAGcactgcagcagcagatgAAGCCGACCATCGGCTTTGGCAAGCCCAATTTTGCTCCCAAGCCACCGGGCCTGAATCAACTGGCCCTGGCCAACGGACAGCAGCGTCCGGCGGTGACCAGGCACCACAGCATGAAGTCGCCCAG ATCTCCGCCTGCTGTAGGTAGTGTCAATGGTCCTGTGTTCCCCACCCAGCAGCATTTGGGCACCATGCGTGGTCCACTGCAGTTCCACGGCAGCGAGTCCAACAGCCACAACACCAGCGCCGGCAGCATGCGATGCGCCCCCAACCCGCCAAAGT ccCGCCCATCGGTAAAACCGCcaccaccgcccacgccggcTCGCAGCTTCTCCAACAGCAATCTGAACAACATTGGCGGATCGACGCCATTCAGTGCCGTGAACACGGCTCTCATCCAGAGCTCGTCCACCACCTCACAGGCTCCTTCGCCGCCAATTACACAGCCTCCATcctcctccagcagcagcagcagcgtggCTGCTTTGCGCGACCAATTCCGCGGAGGCGCCGGAATGTCCAATGGGGCACCATCGCCACCGCTGCCGCCGACGCCTGCACCCACCCACTCCAATTCATCCTCGGCCACCGCCAGTCCCAAATCGCTGCTGCGCGACAATGTCAAGCCGATTATCCTCAATGGAGGACCTCTCAATCCGCCAGCGCCGCCACCGCACCGCACCtgcccaccgccgccgcctccacaGCGACAGTCGAGCAAT GACCGAGTGAAGCGCTGGATGTGCAGGACGCTGTACTCGATTAAGAAGATAGTCCTCATAGAACGCAGAGAGAAGCACGGTGGCCAGCCAGTCAAGGTTATCAAAATGCTGATGCTTAACAGCAAGCGCAAC GGTGGCTCCGCATCGGGAGCAGCGCCTGTTCCGCCGCAGCGTCACTCCTCCATCAGGCCCAGCGCCCCATCTACGCCACCCACGCACATGGCCAATGCCTCGCATCAGTTTGGCAGCAGCTCGGGATTGTCTTCGGGATCGGGAGGAGCTGCGGCCAGCGTGGGTCGCCTGGTCAACGATTTGGAGACCAAGTTCGGCAAGCGATTCCACAACGTCACCGAGTTCCCCAAGCCGCCGCCGTTtctaaatatacaaaaagtcTATCCTAGTCGCACGTTTAAGGCCTCCAACG CGCCTGGAAACAGCAGtgtgaacaacaacaacagcacggTGGCCAGTAACAATAATACGACCACGAATCCCAATCCTGGAGgatcagcagcaggaggaggaggagtggcACCACCAGTACCTCCCGTCTTAAAGCCAGCTTATGCTCCTTTGAAGAAGCACCGGGCACCGGCTCCACCGCCTCAAGCGGGCGTGGCAGCCGCCACGGTGTCAGTCATCCGGCAGTCGAGTTTCCTCTACGGCGGAGCAGCAGGTGGTTCCGGTGGCTCCACCAGTATACGACCACAATCCCAGCCGGCGGGTATTGGGCCCAGGAACTCCACCGTCTACTGA